AAGCGCGATCGCTCATCTCTACCGCCCCAGCTTCTAACAATTTGTTCCATACCGTTTCTTTGTCAGTATAGGGGAAAGTGAAGGTGTATCCAGGCGTGGCTAACCCACTACCCACAGCAATTCGCACGCCCTCAGCCGGAGCGATCGTGTATACTTGGTGACTACCGTAAGGTTGTCCAATGAGTTCGCCAATACCCAATTTTTCTAAAACAGCGTCGCTTCCTGGGCCAATCAGGCTGAAGGTGTTGGTGTATTGGGTAATATCAGATAATTCCACCTTGTCGGCATAGAAAATATATTTATCCAGCCATTCCATCAAAAACTGGCGACGGTTAGGTGAAACCAGCAAAATTACTGCATCTTCTCTAACGTAAGCGGTTACTAAATCAATTGTTCTGGCTGTGGAAGTGACAAAAACCGTATCACAACCTTGTCCTGGTTTGAGTATTTGGAAATTGTTAGTACTTTGGTTGTGTAAGAAATTGAGGCGATCGTCGCCAGCTACTTTAATCCGTCCCCAAGCGGTGCGATCGCAGATTGCAACCCCAACTCTGGCGGCTTGGATAGCTGCTGCGTCTTTATCGTCAAGTGTAGATGTTGGCATAGCGATGAGAAGTTGCCCTGTTTCAATGTTGTCGCACTGGAAATCTTAGCAAATAAGCGTTTACAGCTTCAATGTACCTCTGGTTTTGTTCTAGCAATGATAATGAGCATGAGCTTCCCATTCCTTTAATTGATAGGACGCTCAATCATTAATTCCCTACTAGCAAACTATTTAGACATTCATGGTGATGAAAATTTTTTCACTGGGACTGCCTTCTGCATGACTCGATAAATTCATCAAATTCTGCTGATTCTTCTCAATCTACTACCAACACAGCAGCACCACAAATCTTACCGCTACGTAGAGATTCTAAAGCTTCATTTGCTGCTGTGAGGGGAAATGCTTCAACTTCCGTGTGAATGGGAATCTGAGGTGCTAAAGCTAAAAATTCCTCTCCGTCTTGCCTAGTAAGATTAGCTACTGACCTCAATATGCGTTCTCCCCAGAGAATTTCATAGGGAAATGTTGGAATATCGCTCATATGAATTCCAGCACAAACTACTATCCCTCCCTTACACACAGTCTTCAGCGCAGCAGGGACAAGGGAACCAAGCGAAGCAAAAATTATGGCTGCGTCTAAAGGTTCTGGCGGGAATTTATCGGAACTATCAGCCCAAACAGCACCTAAACTACGGGCAAATTCTTGACCTTCAGTATCGCCAGGACGAGTAAAAGCGAATACTTGGCGATTTTGATAGCGAGCCACTTGAACCAAAATATGAGCAGCAGCACCAAAGCCGTAAAAACCAATATTTTTAGCATCCTCTACCATCCTAAATGCCCGATAGCCAATCAAGCCAGCACATAACAAAGGAGCTGCTTGCAAGTCGGGGTAATTAGGGGGAATGGGAAAGCAGAAGCGATCGCTAGCAACCGTATATTCCGCATAACCACCGTTAATTTGATATCCAGTAAATTGAGCTTGATCGCAAAGATTTTCTCTTCCGGCTAGGCAATAACGGCAATGGTTGCAAGTATGTCCAAGCCAAGGAACACCCACTCGTTCCCCAACTCGAAATTTTGTGACTTTTTCCCCTATCTTGACTATTTTACCGACAATTTGATGACCGGGAATTAAGGGTAACTTAGGGTTTGTTAGTTCCCCGTCAATTATATGTAAATCTGTGCGGCAAATACCGCAAGTATGTACCTGAATCAGAACTTGATTGGAACTAGGAGTAGGTAAGGGTAAATCGGCAAGTCGCAGTGGTTTTCCGGGTGCATCCAAAATCATTGCACGCATATATTTTAGTCCTCAAATTATGCTGCAAAAATTGTAAATGCTTAATAAGCAGGATGTGACATGAATAACATCCAAATAAATAGAACTAGAAGCAATGTGCTAATTTTGACGATTAGATACATCCAACTGTCTGGTATCAGTAAATGTTCCATTAAATGTTGCATTAAAGATTCCATAAATTCTCACCTCCGTTATTTTGCTTCAATCAGCAATTTTAGGTGTTTTTTTCAGAGTATAAAGTTTAGCCTAGCTTATACTCCTACCTATATTTTAGGAGCGAAAGTTACTATTTAGTACTCTATTTTCTCCTAAAAAATCGTCAGAACATTAGGCTGGCATTGTTTGACTAGTGTAACGATGTTCCTGGCTCCTTCCTGATATAAGTCTTCAACGTAGCCACTTCTATAAATTTGTGCTTCTTTTTCAGTATCAAAAGGGCCAAAGTAATAAGTACACTCTGGAACATCGGTGTTAATTTCTACCCACCAGGCAAACTCTGACTGATTAGATTGAAATAAATTCATCAGGGATACAAAAATTAATTAAACTTGATTTCCGAGATGCTTTGATGAAGACGAAGAAGAAAGGGAGCAAAGGGGAAGGTATTTCATCTCTGCTCTCCGCTCCCCTGTTTTGAAAACAGCAAACTTAACCAAGGTTAATCTTGATGGCTTTTTTCTTCTCTCCTTCAATCTTCGGTAGGGTGAGGGTGAGAATGCCATTTTTGTATTCAGCTTGCGCTTTGTCCTGTTGAACGTGAGCAGGTAGCGGAATGACTCGCTCGAATTTACCATAATGGAATTCAGAGCGCACCATACCTTTTTCTTCCGTCTTGCTTTCAGACTTGCGTTCGCCACTGATTAAAACAGATTCTTCAGTAACTTCTACATTCAAATCTTTAGATTCCAGCCCCGGAATTTCTAGTTTGAGGTGAAGCGCCTCAGAAGTTTCTTCCATTTCGGCAGAGGGTATAAAGGGAAGTGCAGAGACTCCTCCATTGCCACTAGGGAGCATCCGCTCAAGCAGGCGGTTCATCCGTTGTTGCAAATGTTCCATCTCCCGCAAAGGTTCCCAACGTTCAATTTCTTGGAAAGGTTGCCAATGAGTAATCGGCATAATCATTGCCTCCAATATTCGTGATTTCAAACTTGATATTTCAAATTGATCGTCGCTACTTTTATAGCTTTAACTTCAGTGTGTGCTGAATCTAGCAAGCTACTAGGCACAAGATAGTAAAACCCTTTTGCAAGCAAGAAAGATTTTGCTGCTATCTTCAGATTAAAAAAGAAATGTGAGGAACTTGTGAGAAAACAATTGATATTTTTTTAATTACTATGGTTGCGTCTGACTCACCTCCGTAATCTGAGAACTTATGAAGGTATTTTATTTGTTAACTCTCCGGCAATTTAGCAAACGCCTGTTCCACTAACTCCTTGGACTTAGCATCCAAACGCAGCCAATCCACTTCACCGAATTCATCGATTAAACTAGTATCAATATCAGCAACTTCCTTCTGTGGTGTGTATGCAAGAAAACACACTTCATAACACAGTTCCCACAAATCGATACTCGCTTCTTGCTGTTGACGCTGCAAACGTAGATGATATCCTGGATGGGGCATCGGCAGACGAGCTAGAGTTCCT
This portion of the Nostoc sp. GT001 genome encodes:
- a CDS encoding folate-binding protein — protein: MPTSTLDDKDAAAIQAARVGVAICDRTAWGRIKVAGDDRLNFLHNQSTNNFQILKPGQGCDTVFVTSTARTIDLVTAYVREDAVILLVSPNRRQFLMEWLDKYIFYADKVELSDITQYTNTFSLIGPGSDAVLEKLGIGELIGQPYGSHQVYTIAPAEGVRIAVGSGLATPGYTFTFPYTDKETVWNKLLEAGAVEMSDRAWDALRILQGRPAPDAELTDDYNPLEVGLWQTISFTKGCYIGQETIARLNTYKGVKQHLLGIRLSAPVEVGSAIAVADEKVGKLTSYTETADGYFGLGYIRTKAGGVGLKVKVGETEGEVIEIPFVSHEYP
- a CDS encoding zinc-dependent alcohol dehydrogenase family protein, with translation MRAMILDAPGKPLRLADLPLPTPSSNQVLIQVHTCGICRTDLHIIDGELTNPKLPLIPGHQIVGKIVKIGEKVTKFRVGERVGVPWLGHTCNHCRYCLAGRENLCDQAQFTGYQINGGYAEYTVASDRFCFPIPPNYPDLQAAPLLCAGLIGYRAFRMVEDAKNIGFYGFGAAAHILVQVARYQNRQVFAFTRPGDTEGQEFARSLGAVWADSSDKFPPEPLDAAIIFASLGSLVPAALKTVCKGGIVVCAGIHMSDIPTFPYEILWGERILRSVANLTRQDGEEFLALAPQIPIHTEVEAFPLTAANEALESLRSGKICGAAVLVVD
- a CDS encoding DUF1816 domain-containing protein translates to MNLFQSNQSEFAWWVEINTDVPECTYYFGPFDTEKEAQIYRSGYVEDLYQEGARNIVTLVKQCQPNVLTIF
- a CDS encoding Hsp20/alpha crystallin family protein gives rise to the protein MPITHWQPFQEIERWEPLREMEHLQQRMNRLLERMLPSGNGGVSALPFIPSAEMEETSEALHLKLEIPGLESKDLNVEVTEESVLISGERKSESKTEEKGMVRSEFHYGKFERVIPLPAHVQQDKAQAEYKNGILTLTLPKIEGEKKKAIKINLG